In Aquamicrobium sp., a single genomic region encodes these proteins:
- a CDS encoding ABC transporter permease, with protein MSIGSLLLRFVVLIAMILILAPIVIVLVVAFSAGESLSFPPQGFSLRWFVAFFQISEMRNAFILSIGLALVSACASTLLGLMGGVYVTRHRNRFATLLETLIIAPLVFPAIILGLALLLLFRSVNMGILPGLFIAHVVICLPYAFRAITTSLHSFDTTYEEAGQSLGAGPIRSFIQITLPIIWPGVLSGWLFAFIVSFGELNTALFLTGPGVVTLPIEMFSYLQFQGNQLVVAAASALQVFIIVLALLLVERFVGARQLVQR; from the coding sequence ATGAGCATCGGTTCGCTTCTGCTGCGTTTCGTCGTCCTGATCGCGATGATCCTGATCCTCGCGCCGATCGTCATCGTGCTCGTCGTCGCCTTCAGCGCCGGCGAGAGCCTGTCCTTCCCGCCGCAGGGCTTCTCGCTGCGCTGGTTCGTCGCCTTCTTCCAGATCTCGGAGATGCGCAACGCCTTCATCCTGTCGATCGGGCTCGCCCTCGTCTCGGCCTGCGCCTCGACGCTGCTCGGGCTGATGGGCGGGGTCTATGTCACGCGCCACCGCAACCGCTTCGCCACGCTGCTGGAAACGCTGATCATCGCGCCGCTGGTGTTCCCGGCGATCATCCTCGGCCTCGCGCTGCTGCTGCTGTTCCGCTCGGTCAACATGGGCATCCTGCCGGGCCTGTTCATCGCTCATGTCGTCATCTGCCTGCCCTACGCGTTCCGGGCGATCACGACCTCGCTGCACAGCTTCGACACCACCTACGAGGAGGCGGGGCAGAGCCTCGGCGCGGGGCCGATCCGCTCCTTCATCCAGATCACCCTGCCGATCATCTGGCCGGGCGTGCTGTCGGGCTGGCTGTTCGCCTTCATCGTCTCGTTCGGCGAGCTCAACACCGCGCTGTTCCTCACCGGGCCGGGCGTGGTGACGCTGCCGATCGAGATGTTCAGCTATCTCCAGTTCCAGGGCAACCAGCTCGTCGTCGCCGCGGCGTCCGCCCTTCAAGTCTTCATCATCGTGCTGGCGCTGCTGCTCGTCGAGCGGTTCGTCGGCGCCAGGCAGCTCGTCCAGAGGTAG
- a CDS encoding ABC transporter permease: MRHVVSPRALALAVVIPPLVILVLFFVVPLAYLLFISFMTNSSTDLFDLTPTLANYTELFTDSFYLLIIQRTLLSTAAVLALCFLLGYPVAFYLSRIPARRRLLMLMVLMVPLMISNVVRAYGWMAILSRQGLVSTSLVKAGVIERPMQFLYSFEAITLGLLTILLPFMIISLTNSLTTIDKSYVEASESLGAGPWRTFFKVTLPLSAPGIASGLMLVTFLTLSAYVAIALLGGPRYKLLVSLVFDSVTTFRWPRAAALSFALLFIALVIAALIQIVVRPQRVQGKG; this comes from the coding sequence ATGCGGCACGTCGTTTCCCCGCGCGCGCTCGCCCTGGCAGTGGTCATCCCGCCGCTGGTCATCCTCGTCCTGTTCTTCGTGGTCCCGCTCGCCTACCTGCTGTTCATCAGCTTCATGACCAACTCGTCGACGGACCTGTTCGACCTGACGCCGACGCTCGCCAACTACACCGAGCTGTTCACCGATTCCTTCTACCTGCTCATCATCCAGCGCACGCTATTGTCGACGGCCGCGGTGCTGGCGCTGTGCTTCCTGCTCGGCTACCCCGTCGCCTTCTACCTGTCGCGCATCCCGGCCCGCCGCCGCCTGCTGATGCTGATGGTGCTGATGGTGCCGCTGATGATCTCCAACGTCGTGCGCGCCTATGGCTGGATGGCGATCCTCAGCCGGCAGGGGCTTGTCAGCACCTCGCTGGTCAAGGCCGGCGTCATCGAGCGGCCGATGCAGTTCCTCTACTCGTTCGAGGCGATCACGCTCGGCCTCCTGACCATCCTCCTGCCGTTCATGATCATCTCGCTGACCAATTCGCTGACCACCATCGACAAGAGCTATGTCGAGGCCTCCGAATCGCTGGGCGCGGGGCCGTGGCGCACCTTCTTCAAGGTGACGCTGCCACTGTCGGCCCCCGGCATCGCCTCCGGCCTGATGCTCGTCACCTTCCTGACGCTGAGCGCCTATGTCGCCATCGCCCTTCTCGGCGGCCCGCGCTACAAGCTGCTGGTCAGCCTCGTCTTCGACAGCGTCACCACCTTCCGGTGGCCCCGCGCGGCCGCGCTCTCCTTCGCCCTGCTGTTCATCGCCCTCGTCATCGCGGCGCTGATCCAGATCGTCGTGCGGCCGCAGAGAGTGCAAGGAAAAGGCTGA